From Candidatus Alcyoniella australis, the proteins below share one genomic window:
- the dapB gene encoding 4-hydroxy-tetrahydrodipicolinate reductase: MPETESAVRVAVTGALGRMGALLASRVIAEEGLTLVGATERHDHPQIAKDVGRLLGLEPCEVSLENDLRNAVISAQVIIDFTQPESALRSAQIAAEFGIALVLGTTGFSDKQRDELYSLIRSVPCVHAPNFAVGVNLMLKLVERTARTLGPDWDVEIVEAHHRQKRDAPSGTALALARAAACGQDSLPEDVVQYGRPRGEALRAAGEIGVHAVRAGQITGEHTVLFAGPNETLRIEHCAQSRELFVDGALLAARWLIGRDPGVYSMFDVLELY, from the coding sequence ATGCCTGAAACGGAATCCGCCGTCAGGGTCGCAGTCACCGGCGCGCTGGGTCGGATGGGCGCGCTGCTGGCCTCGCGCGTGATCGCGGAGGAGGGCCTGACGTTGGTCGGGGCCACCGAACGCCACGACCATCCGCAGATCGCCAAGGATGTGGGGCGACTGCTGGGCCTGGAGCCGTGCGAAGTCTCGCTGGAGAACGACCTGCGCAACGCCGTGATCTCGGCCCAGGTGATCATCGACTTCACCCAGCCCGAGTCCGCGTTGCGCAGCGCACAGATCGCGGCCGAGTTCGGCATTGCGCTGGTGCTGGGCACCACGGGTTTCAGCGACAAGCAGCGTGATGAGCTGTACAGCCTGATTCGAAGCGTGCCCTGCGTGCATGCGCCGAACTTCGCGGTGGGCGTCAACCTGATGCTCAAGCTCGTCGAACGCACCGCGCGCACTTTGGGGCCGGACTGGGACGTCGAGATAGTCGAGGCCCACCACCGCCAGAAGCGCGACGCGCCCTCGGGCACCGCTCTGGCGTTGGCTCGGGCCGCGGCTTGCGGTCAAGACAGCCTGCCCGAAGATGTTGTCCAGTACGGACGGCCGCGCGGCGAGGCCCTGCGAGCCGCGGGGGAGATCGGCGTACACGCGGTGCGCGCCGGTCAGATCACCGGCGAGCACACGGTATTGTTCGCCGGTCCCAACGAGACCCTGCGCATCGAGCATTGCGCGCAAAGCCGCGAGCTGTTCGTGGACGGCGCACTGCTCGCCGCGCGCTGGCTGATCGGCCGCGACCCCGGGGTCTACTCGATGTTCGACGTGCTCGAACTCTACTGA
- the dapA gene encoding 4-hydroxy-tetrahydrodipicolinate synthase, protein MFRGCFVASVTPFQGGAIDMRAFGDHLEWLIDSGVHGLVPCGTTGEAATMSVEEHIDCIKAAVRIVKGRVPVIAGAGANGTVEAVALVQAAKQVGADAALVVTPYYVKPSQQGLYEHFAAVAEQADLPMVLYNVPSRTGVNLLPQTVERLAALPQIVAVKEAGGTIHQTIEIRARAPRLAVLSGDDNLYLPHLAVGAQGIISVLANVAPAPWSQLYEHFAAGRFSEAQRIFLRLFPACKAMFIESNPMPVKAAMVMLGRCGPELRLPLTQISPENHAQLQGVLRECGILDA, encoded by the coding sequence ATGTTCCGCGGATGTTTTGTTGCCTCTGTCACGCCGTTTCAAGGCGGCGCGATCGACATGCGGGCCTTTGGCGACCACCTGGAATGGCTGATCGACTCGGGCGTGCACGGGCTGGTCCCCTGCGGCACCACCGGCGAGGCAGCCACGATGAGCGTCGAAGAGCACATCGACTGCATCAAAGCCGCTGTGCGGATCGTCAAGGGACGCGTGCCGGTGATCGCCGGCGCCGGAGCCAACGGCACGGTCGAGGCCGTCGCGCTGGTGCAGGCGGCCAAACAGGTCGGAGCCGACGCCGCGCTGGTGGTCACTCCCTACTACGTCAAGCCCAGTCAGCAGGGGCTCTACGAGCACTTTGCGGCCGTGGCCGAGCAGGCCGACCTGCCGATGGTGCTCTACAACGTGCCCTCGCGTACCGGCGTGAACCTGCTGCCCCAGACCGTCGAGCGTCTGGCCGCGCTGCCGCAGATCGTGGCGGTCAAGGAGGCGGGCGGTACGATCCATCAGACGATCGAAATCCGCGCGCGCGCGCCGCGGTTGGCTGTGCTCTCCGGCGATGACAACCTCTACCTGCCGCACCTGGCCGTGGGGGCTCAAGGCATAATCTCGGTGCTGGCCAACGTAGCGCCCGCACCCTGGTCACAGCTCTACGAGCATTTCGCGGCCGGACGTTTCAGCGAGGCGCAGCGCATTTTCCTGCGGCTGTTCCCGGCCTGTAAGGCGATGTTCATCGAATCCAACCCCATGCCGGTTAAGGCCGCAATGGTGATGTTGGGACGCTGCGGGCCCGAGTTGCGGCTGCCCTTGACCCAGATTTCGCCGGAGAATCACGCACAGCTTCAGGGCGTACTGCGCGAGTGCGGAATCCTCGATGCCTGA
- the dapF gene encoding diaminopimelate epimerase has translation MKPIGFYKATGAGNDFILIDARSGYPDPDRSAELVRAVCRRKLSLGADGVIMVLDDPQYDFQWRFFNADGSEAEMCGNGARCAARFAHELGMAGTKMTFRTLAGPIQAELTTEGARIKVTDPGGFEPARRMDLAGRELDVWFIDSGVPHAVVFIDDLDSFPVEKLGGRLRFHRRFASAGANANFAQVDQGRLLLRTYERGVEAETLACGTGAVASALIAHLAHGLQSPVSVVTRSGETLIVDFVPAAEPGVFRDVYLAGPARMIARGEILPEAL, from the coding sequence ATGAAACCGATCGGGTTTTACAAAGCCACGGGCGCGGGCAACGACTTCATCCTGATCGACGCCCGCTCGGGATATCCCGACCCGGATCGCAGCGCGGAACTGGTACGGGCGGTCTGCCGCCGCAAGCTGAGTCTGGGCGCGGACGGCGTGATTATGGTGCTCGACGATCCGCAATACGATTTTCAGTGGCGCTTTTTTAACGCCGACGGCTCCGAGGCCGAGATGTGCGGCAACGGCGCACGCTGCGCCGCGCGCTTTGCCCACGAGCTGGGCATGGCCGGGACAAAGATGACCTTTCGCACCCTGGCCGGGCCGATCCAGGCCGAGCTTACGACCGAGGGCGCGCGGATCAAGGTTACAGACCCCGGCGGGTTCGAGCCGGCCCGGCGCATGGATCTAGCGGGCCGCGAGCTCGACGTATGGTTCATCGACAGCGGCGTGCCGCACGCCGTGGTCTTTATCGACGACCTGGACTCGTTCCCGGTCGAGAAGCTGGGCGGGCGGCTGCGCTTTCATCGGCGCTTCGCCTCGGCCGGGGCCAACGCCAACTTCGCACAGGTCGACCAGGGCCGCTTGCTGCTGCGCACCTACGAGCGCGGCGTCGAGGCCGAGACCCTGGCCTGCGGCACCGGGGCCGTGGCCAGCGCGCTGATTGCCCATCTCGCCCATGGATTGCAGTCGCCGGTGAGCGTGGTCACGCGCTCGGGCGAGACCCTGATCGTGGACTTCGTGCCTGCGGCCGAGCCCGGCGTATTCCGCGATGTGTACCTGGCGGGCCCGGCGCGGATGATCGCCCGCGGCGAGATCCTGCCCGAGGCGCTCTAG
- the lysA gene encoding diaminopimelate decarboxylase — MHHFNYDLRGDLCCEGLKLRRLAARYGTPLYVYSHAALVKHYKVFDRAFSGLEHQICYSVKANSSLAVLAVLAAQGSGADIVSGGELFRALYAGVLPGRIVYSGVGKTDQEISYALNAGIKMFSVESGQELLRIDKIAGRVKRRAPIAIRVNPDIDPKTHPHLATGLKSEKFGVDIDEAPAFYRRAARLRNVDIVGLSCHIGSQILELDPFTQALRKLRALIERLEADGHRIGLLDVGGGLGIDYGNGPGPHPRSYAAALRAELNGLDVCLVLEPGRMIAGNAGALITRVLYHKDQHGKRFTIVDAGMNDLIRPALYNSRHEIRPVLRTRKRKVVQDVVGPICESADFLARGRELPPVDPGGLLCVLSAGAYGFSMASNYNSRPRPAEVMVKGRRAHLIREREEYDDLIDNEHFRAFVK; from the coding sequence ATGCATCACTTCAACTACGATTTGCGCGGAGATCTGTGCTGCGAGGGGCTTAAACTGCGGCGTCTGGCCGCGCGTTACGGCACGCCGCTCTATGTCTATTCCCATGCCGCGCTGGTCAAGCACTACAAGGTGTTCGACCGGGCCTTCTCCGGCCTGGAGCATCAGATCTGCTACTCGGTCAAGGCCAACAGCTCGCTGGCCGTGCTCGCGGTGCTGGCCGCCCAGGGCTCGGGCGCGGATATCGTCTCGGGCGGCGAGCTGTTTCGCGCGCTGTACGCCGGGGTGCTGCCCGGGCGCATCGTCTACTCCGGCGTGGGCAAGACCGACCAGGAGATCTCCTACGCGCTCAACGCCGGGATCAAGATGTTCAGCGTCGAAAGCGGGCAGGAGCTGCTGCGGATCGACAAGATCGCCGGCCGCGTTAAACGCCGCGCGCCGATCGCGATTCGCGTCAATCCGGACATCGACCCCAAGACCCATCCCCACTTGGCCACGGGGCTTAAAAGCGAGAAGTTCGGCGTGGACATCGATGAGGCCCCCGCGTTCTATCGGCGCGCCGCGCGGTTGCGCAACGTCGATATCGTCGGCCTCTCGTGTCACATTGGCAGTCAGATTCTCGAGCTCGATCCTTTTACCCAGGCGCTGCGCAAGCTGCGCGCGTTGATCGAACGACTTGAGGCCGACGGGCACCGCATCGGTCTGCTCGATGTGGGCGGCGGTCTGGGCATCGACTACGGCAACGGGCCGGGGCCGCATCCGCGCAGCTACGCTGCGGCGCTGCGGGCCGAGCTGAATGGGCTCGACGTGTGCCTGGTGCTCGAGCCCGGACGAATGATCGCGGGCAACGCCGGTGCGCTGATCACGCGGGTGCTCTATCACAAGGACCAGCACGGCAAGCGCTTCACCATCGTCGACGCCGGGATGAACGACCTGATCCGACCGGCGCTCTACAACAGCCGCCACGAGATCCGCCCGGTGCTGCGCACGCGCAAGCGCAAGGTAGTGCAGGACGTGGTGGGTCCGATCTGCGAGTCGGCCGACTTCCTGGCGCGCGGTCGCGAGCTGCCGCCGGTCGATCCCGGCGGTTTGCTGTGCGTACTCTCGGCCGGGGCCTACGGTTTCTCGATGGCGAGCAACTACAACTCGCGCCCGCGTCCGGCCGAGGTGATGGTCAAGGGCCGCCGCGCCCACCTGATCCGCGAGCGCGAGGAGTACGACGACCTGATCGACAACGAACACTTCCGGGCGTTCGTCAAATGA